The Mycolicibacterium boenickei genome has a segment encoding these proteins:
- a CDS encoding ABC transporter substrate-binding protein, with protein MSYESTAEPIKVGYLMDFTLPPGFPEELRASFTRTFDLVFEEAVEQGLMDRPVQMIYREVEGLPKGSVKAVIDAYGELVDEGCLVVFGPNITDNCVPLREAIEERFKVPAISVTGTDDWLGEWTFAFPQGSMTDEPIFLADLVAKRGLTDIGVLVEQNLIGDSYLKNLRTACARKGIRIVAEAAIAQTAQDINAAVSTLHEAKAEAIVHLGFGFGIVFINPALEAVNWDPPRFTTTAFQNAWVNPIMWNAFLGWIGVDQYDEGNPVGQAWMDRYAKRYNGSRPEYCVTVVNHDVAATLVRAFTDAHPLSPRGVKEALERVKMMPAASGAPGTRVSLGKWTRRAWMGSGYLVARTLDADGINSRLVDRFGEE; from the coding sequence ATGTCGTACGAGAGCACTGCGGAGCCCATCAAGGTCGGCTACCTGATGGACTTCACGTTGCCGCCCGGGTTCCCGGAAGAACTGCGGGCCTCGTTCACCCGGACGTTTGACCTGGTGTTCGAAGAGGCCGTCGAGCAAGGGTTGATGGACCGGCCGGTGCAGATGATCTACCGCGAGGTGGAAGGGCTGCCGAAGGGTTCGGTGAAGGCCGTGATCGACGCCTACGGCGAGCTCGTCGACGAGGGCTGCCTGGTGGTGTTCGGGCCGAACATCACCGACAACTGCGTGCCGCTGCGGGAAGCGATCGAAGAGCGCTTCAAGGTGCCGGCGATCAGCGTCACGGGAACCGACGATTGGCTCGGCGAGTGGACGTTCGCCTTCCCGCAGGGATCGATGACGGACGAACCGATCTTTCTGGCGGATCTCGTCGCGAAGCGAGGGCTGACCGACATCGGTGTGCTCGTGGAGCAGAACCTCATCGGCGACAGCTATCTGAAGAATCTGCGAACCGCATGTGCCCGCAAGGGTATTCGGATCGTCGCCGAAGCGGCGATCGCGCAGACCGCCCAGGACATCAACGCCGCGGTCAGCACACTGCACGAAGCCAAGGCCGAGGCGATCGTGCATCTCGGGTTCGGTTTCGGCATCGTCTTCATCAACCCGGCGCTTGAGGCCGTCAACTGGGATCCGCCGCGCTTCACCACCACCGCGTTCCAGAACGCCTGGGTGAACCCGATCATGTGGAATGCGTTCCTCGGCTGGATCGGGGTCGATCAGTACGACGAGGGCAACCCCGTCGGACAGGCCTGGATGGATAGATACGCCAAGCGGTACAACGGAAGTCGTCCCGAGTACTGCGTGACGGTGGTCAACCACGACGTCGCCGCGACGCTGGTGCGTGCCTTCACCGATGCCCATCCGCTGAGTCCGCGCGGGGTCAAGGAGGCGCTCGAGCGCGTGAAGATGATGCCGGCCGCTTCCGGTGCGCCCGGAACCCGGGTGTCCCTCGGGAAGTGGACCCGGAGGGCATGGATGGGATCGGGCTACCTGGTCGCCCGGACGCTCGATGCGGACGGCATCAATTCGCGCCTGGTCGATCGCTTCGGGGAGGAGTGA
- a CDS encoding spirocyclase AveC family protein — protein sequence MTTQESLPPDTRVQRPVRKGPNWGRMIALLAWLGFLGLFVAVGRTDVDPRVANPNVEGRPRPVGFLTAFDSWQIIPQVGAVIIVVVFTVMFIVGWRKNPGSPVLLMVLCTTLIVWQDPIMNWSPYAVYNPMLLHWPENWYLVMMSPTVEPFIVFGYVLFYFGPYFPGIWILRKLQAKHGPEAFVTRHPLISLGALVLVIGFIFDAILEVSLVRTGLYIYSQAIPFGTLFPGSTFQFPLIWESLSVTFVMVPAAILVYRDDTGKSVAEKLAAKARLFPSKPVLGTFLVMFAIINVSYFAYGGWFWAIKASGLATSVACPWPYPEAKIYDPQGYYRANGAEGPYSVGKWSTWQQGPARNTDVELGSKSNRCATGNQNG from the coding sequence ATGACCACACAGGAATCGCTACCACCCGATACGCGGGTGCAGCGGCCGGTGCGCAAGGGCCCGAACTGGGGCCGGATGATCGCACTGCTCGCGTGGCTCGGTTTTCTCGGCCTGTTCGTCGCGGTCGGGCGTACGGACGTCGACCCGCGGGTGGCCAATCCGAACGTCGAGGGCCGACCACGTCCCGTCGGGTTCCTGACCGCGTTCGACAGCTGGCAGATCATTCCGCAGGTGGGCGCGGTGATCATCGTCGTGGTGTTCACCGTCATGTTCATCGTCGGCTGGCGTAAGAACCCCGGTAGCCCGGTGCTGCTCATGGTGCTGTGCACGACGCTGATCGTCTGGCAGGACCCGATCATGAACTGGTCGCCGTACGCGGTCTACAACCCGATGCTGTTGCACTGGCCGGAGAATTGGTACCTCGTCATGATGTCGCCGACGGTGGAACCGTTCATCGTCTTCGGCTACGTGCTGTTCTACTTCGGGCCGTACTTCCCGGGGATCTGGATTCTGCGCAAGCTGCAGGCCAAACACGGTCCGGAGGCGTTCGTCACCCGGCACCCGCTGATCAGCCTGGGCGCGCTGGTACTGGTCATCGGTTTCATCTTCGACGCCATCCTCGAGGTCAGCCTGGTCCGCACCGGGCTGTACATCTACTCGCAGGCGATTCCGTTCGGAACGCTGTTCCCCGGCAGCACCTTTCAGTTCCCGCTGATCTGGGAGTCCCTGTCGGTGACCTTCGTGATGGTCCCGGCGGCGATTCTGGTGTACCGGGACGACACGGGAAAATCGGTGGCGGAGAAGCTCGCTGCGAAGGCGAGGCTCTTTCCGTCGAAGCCCGTGCTCGGCACATTCCTGGTGATGTTCGCGATCATCAACGTGTCGTACTTCGCCTACGGCGGCTGGTTCTGGGCGATCAAGGCCAGCGGGCTGGCCACCTCGGTGGCATGTCCGTGGCCGTATCCCGAAGCGAAGATCTATGACCCGCAGGGCTATTACCGGGCGAACGGAGCCGAGGGACCCTATTCGGTAGGCAAGTGGTCCACCTGGCAGCAGGGCCCGGCCCGCAACACCGACGTCGAGTTGGGGTCGAAGAGCAACCGGTGCGCGACGGGGAACCAGAATGGCTGA
- a CDS encoding SDR family oxidoreductase, with protein MAEPRTVLITGASRGLGFASATRLYREGWRVAAAMRSPDRGMALLRAATGAAEDDERLIGIQLDLTDAASIAAAAKSITETVGAPHAVVHNAGISAAGMVEETPPDLWERMFATNVFGPVMLTKALLPSMREAGRGRIVLISSAAGVRGMPATAPYSAVKGALERWGESMAGEVAPFGIGVTILVTGTYDTEIITDAGTTDVRDLDGPYARHHRTMDKRGRAMMKSAARPPEKFASGLARALDSRRPFVKAAVGPDARMLLIANRLLPTAGLHQMTRLMMGIPRFGALRGENPGHG; from the coding sequence ATGGCTGAGCCCCGGACAGTCCTCATCACGGGCGCGTCCCGTGGGCTCGGCTTCGCATCCGCCACGCGCCTGTATCGCGAGGGGTGGCGCGTGGCGGCTGCGATGCGTTCGCCGGATCGGGGAATGGCACTGCTGCGGGCGGCGACGGGAGCCGCCGAGGACGACGAGCGGCTCATCGGTATCCAGCTCGACCTCACCGACGCCGCATCGATCGCCGCGGCGGCGAAGAGCATCACCGAAACCGTCGGCGCGCCACATGCGGTGGTGCACAACGCCGGGATCTCGGCGGCGGGAATGGTCGAAGAGACGCCGCCAGACCTGTGGGAGCGGATGTTCGCGACCAACGTCTTCGGCCCGGTGATGCTCACCAAGGCGCTGCTGCCATCGATGCGAGAGGCTGGGCGGGGCCGCATCGTGCTGATCTCCAGTGCTGCCGGTGTACGCGGAATGCCGGCAACCGCACCGTATTCGGCGGTCAAGGGGGCGCTGGAAAGGTGGGGCGAATCGATGGCGGGGGAGGTCGCCCCGTTCGGGATCGGCGTCACGATTCTGGTCACCGGGACCTATGACACGGAGATCATCACCGACGCGGGCACGACAGACGTCCGCGACCTGGACGGACCCTATGCCCGGCATCACCGCACGATGGACAAGCGGGGGCGGGCCATGATGAAGAGCGCCGCTCGGCCCCCCGAGAAGTTCGCCTCGGGCCTGGCCAGAGCCCTCGACAGCCGACGGCCGTTCGTCAAGGCCGCTGTCGGCCCGGACGCACGAATGTTGTTGATCGCCAACCGCTTGCTGCCCACGGCGGGCTTGCACCAGATGACCCGGCTGATGATGGGGATCCCGCGGTTCGGCGCACTACGAGGGGAGAACCCGGGCCATGGCTGA
- a CDS encoding aldehyde dehydrogenase family protein, translating into MAEQSRVHFESRMLIDGKLVDGEAGTFTNINPANEDVLGEVSDASKADMNRAIDAARRSFDDTAWSTDHQLRKRCLEQLHEALEREVEELREELICEVGAPRAVTHGPQLDAPLADGLKYPARLIETFPWETDLGDTVVSVTGVNTTRKVWHEPVGVVGAIVPWNFPFEVAVNKLGQALAAGNTVVLKPAPDTPFNATRLGRLIAENTDIPAGVVNVVTASDHLVGEELTLSPKVDMISFTGSTAVGKRIMEKGAATMKRLFLELGGKSATIVLEDLEDAAFNSACLIGIGPLLHAGQGCAAPTRMLLPRSRYDEGVAILKAIYENIAPGDPQDPGTLCGPVISAKQQSRILGYIRTGVDEGATMLVGSTEAPTASDLYTKGFWVNPTLFTDVDNSMTIAQEEIFGPVLVVIPYEDEDDAVRIANDSPYGLAGNVMSGSLDRSLAVARRLRAGFIGLNGTAGYGADTPFGGYKNSGVGRQNGVVGFSQYTEVKSVAYPAQ; encoded by the coding sequence ATGGCTGAGCAGTCAAGAGTCCACTTCGAATCGAGAATGCTGATCGACGGCAAGCTCGTCGACGGCGAGGCCGGCACGTTCACCAACATCAACCCGGCCAATGAAGACGTGCTGGGGGAGGTCTCGGACGCATCGAAGGCGGACATGAACCGGGCCATCGACGCGGCCCGCCGGTCATTCGACGACACTGCCTGGTCGACCGACCATCAACTCCGCAAGCGGTGCCTCGAACAACTGCACGAGGCCCTCGAACGCGAGGTGGAGGAGCTGCGCGAGGAGCTCATCTGCGAGGTCGGCGCCCCGCGTGCGGTGACGCACGGACCGCAACTCGACGCCCCGCTCGCCGACGGCCTCAAATACCCGGCCCGGCTGATCGAGACATTCCCGTGGGAAACCGATCTCGGCGACACGGTGGTATCCGTCACCGGGGTGAACACCACCCGCAAGGTGTGGCACGAGCCGGTCGGTGTGGTCGGTGCCATCGTGCCGTGGAACTTCCCGTTCGAGGTGGCCGTCAACAAGCTTGGGCAGGCGTTGGCTGCGGGCAACACAGTGGTGCTCAAACCCGCGCCCGATACACCGTTCAACGCCACCCGGCTCGGCCGGCTCATCGCCGAGAACACCGATATCCCAGCGGGTGTGGTGAATGTCGTGACGGCGTCGGACCACCTGGTCGGCGAAGAACTGACGCTGTCGCCGAAGGTCGACATGATCTCGTTCACCGGCTCCACGGCCGTGGGCAAGCGGATCATGGAGAAAGGTGCCGCGACCATGAAGCGGCTGTTTCTCGAGCTGGGCGGCAAGTCCGCCACCATCGTGTTGGAGGATTTGGAGGACGCAGCCTTCAATTCTGCATGTTTGATCGGTATCGGCCCGTTGCTGCACGCCGGGCAGGGTTGCGCCGCTCCCACCCGAATGCTGTTGCCGCGCTCGCGCTACGACGAGGGTGTCGCGATCCTGAAGGCCATCTACGAGAACATCGCCCCCGGTGATCCACAGGATCCCGGAACGCTCTGCGGTCCGGTCATCTCGGCCAAACAGCAGTCCCGCATCCTTGGCTACATCAGGACCGGCGTCGACGAAGGCGCCACCATGCTCGTCGGCAGTACGGAAGCGCCGACGGCATCGGATCTGTATACCAAGGGATTCTGGGTCAACCCAACCCTTTTCACCGATGTGGACAACTCGATGACCATCGCCCAGGAGGAGATCTTCGGACCGGTCCTCGTTGTCATTCCCTACGAGGACGAAGACGACGCCGTCCGAATCGCCAACGACAGCCCGTACGGACTCGCCGGCAACGTCATGTCCGGCTCGCTGGACCGGTCGCTGGCCGTCGCACGCCGGCTCCGCGCCGGGTTCATCGGGCTCAACGGCACCGCGGGATACGGCGCCGACACCCCGTTCGGCGGCTACAAGAACAGCGGCGTCGGGCGCCAGAACGGGGTCGTGGGCTTCAGCCAGTACACCGAGGTGAAATCAGTCGCCTACCCGGCGCAGTAG
- a CDS encoding cytochrome P450, translated as MEQLFDDLEDFGSFDDAVSGDVRDPFPELARLRREEPIQRIDMSAMPGEEGKPVFIVYRYEDAQQMLRDNLTFSSSGVIAAFGPVLGERVMLGMDEPVHGRLRSLVSKAFSQKALARWEDELVGRVANELIDNFASRGKVDLVKEFTFDYPSRIIAGLLGLPEEDYPQFQRWSISLLSWIMNPERGLAASAALCEYFAPILQARRAEPKDDMISLLTEAEIDGEKLTDEEIFSFLRLLLPAGVETTYRSLGNLLFGLLSDTTQLDAVRADRSLLPQAIEEAVRWNPPLLTITRTTTCATELGGVHIPEGCSVMPMLGSANRQEDRWENPDEFDIFRTAKGNLGWGHGVHVCLGMHLARLEMRTAINLLLDRLPNLRLDPDGDDPHIRGQVFRSPTSLPVLFG; from the coding sequence GTGGAACAGCTTTTTGACGACCTCGAGGACTTCGGCTCGTTCGACGACGCCGTCTCCGGTGACGTCCGGGACCCGTTCCCGGAACTCGCAAGGCTTCGGCGCGAGGAACCGATCCAGCGGATCGACATGTCCGCGATGCCGGGGGAGGAAGGCAAGCCCGTCTTCATCGTGTACCGCTACGAGGACGCCCAGCAGATGCTGCGCGACAACCTGACGTTCTCGTCGTCGGGTGTCATCGCGGCGTTCGGCCCGGTGCTCGGCGAGCGGGTGATGCTGGGAATGGACGAGCCGGTGCACGGCCGGCTGCGTTCGCTGGTATCGAAGGCCTTCTCGCAAAAGGCCTTGGCGCGTTGGGAAGACGAGCTTGTCGGCCGCGTCGCCAACGAGCTCATCGACAATTTCGCTTCCAGGGGCAAGGTCGACCTGGTCAAGGAATTCACGTTCGACTATCCGAGCCGCATCATCGCCGGGTTGTTGGGACTGCCCGAGGAGGACTATCCGCAGTTCCAGCGCTGGTCCATCTCGCTGCTGAGCTGGATCATGAACCCGGAGCGTGGGCTGGCGGCGTCGGCTGCGCTGTGTGAGTACTTCGCACCGATCCTGCAGGCCCGTCGTGCCGAGCCCAAGGACGACATGATCAGCCTGCTCACCGAGGCGGAGATCGACGGCGAGAAGCTCACCGACGAAGAGATCTTCTCGTTCCTCCGACTGCTGCTGCCCGCGGGTGTGGAGACCACATACCGGTCACTGGGCAACCTGCTGTTCGGATTGCTCTCGGACACAACGCAGCTGGACGCGGTCAGGGCCGACCGATCGCTGCTGCCGCAGGCCATCGAGGAAGCTGTGCGCTGGAACCCGCCGTTGCTGACCATCACCCGCACCACGACCTGTGCCACCGAGCTGGGTGGGGTGCACATCCCGGAGGGGTGTTCGGTGATGCCGATGCTCGGTTCGGCGAATCGACAGGAAGATCGGTGGGAAAACCCCGACGAGTTCGACATCTTCCGCACCGCCAAGGGCAATCTCGGCTGGGGCCACGGTGTGCACGTGTGCCTGGGAATGCACCTCGCGCGCCTCGAGATGCGCACTGCCATCAACCTGCTGCTGGACCGGTTGCCCAACCTGCGGCTGGACCCGGACGGAGACGATCCGCACATCCGTGGCCAGGTCTTCCGTTCGCCGACATCGCTACCGGTGCTGTTCGGATGA
- a CDS encoding cytochrome P450 codes for MTDFETVDFFTDPALVPDPYPYFDHLRSKCPVSHATPFNVLAVTGYDEALAVYKDPAFSSCVSVAGPFSGLPFGPGESDDVSDLIEEHRLAVPMGEHITSQDPPLHTRTRGLMNKLITPKRLKENEDFMWRLADQQLDTFVDRGSAEFLADYAKPFSLLVIADLLGVPGEDHEEFKAAFALETVGELGKEAPTTHNPLQWLNDKFYAYIEDRRRAPRDDVLTGLAQAKYEDGSTPEIEDVMNLSTFLFAAGTETTTKLVSSAVRFIGDNPGFETMLRDDRSRIPSFLEETLRLESPVKSHFRMASRTTSIGDTEVPAGTTVMVLPGACNRDERKFPDPNVFHPDRTNVREQIAFIRGVHSCPGAPLARAEGRISLNRILDRMSDITISTEHHGPAEDRRYTYEPTFIMRGLSELHIEFKPAA; via the coding sequence GTGACCGATTTCGAGACAGTGGATTTCTTCACCGACCCGGCCCTGGTGCCCGACCCGTATCCCTACTTCGATCATCTGCGGTCGAAGTGTCCCGTCTCCCATGCCACTCCGTTCAACGTACTGGCGGTCACCGGCTATGACGAGGCACTGGCCGTCTACAAGGACCCGGCGTTCTCGTCGTGTGTTTCGGTGGCGGGGCCGTTCTCCGGCCTGCCGTTCGGACCGGGGGAGAGTGACGACGTCTCGGATCTGATCGAGGAGCACCGGCTCGCGGTGCCGATGGGCGAGCACATCACGTCGCAGGATCCTCCGCTGCACACCCGCACCCGCGGGCTGATGAACAAGCTGATCACTCCCAAACGTCTCAAGGAGAACGAGGACTTCATGTGGCGGCTGGCCGATCAGCAACTCGACACGTTCGTCGACCGCGGATCGGCCGAGTTCCTGGCCGACTACGCCAAGCCGTTCTCGCTTCTGGTGATCGCCGACCTGCTGGGTGTCCCGGGCGAGGACCACGAGGAGTTCAAGGCGGCGTTCGCGCTGGAGACCGTCGGCGAGCTCGGCAAGGAAGCACCGACGACGCACAATCCCCTGCAGTGGCTCAACGACAAGTTCTACGCCTACATCGAGGACCGCAGGCGCGCACCGCGTGACGACGTGCTGACCGGGCTGGCCCAGGCGAAGTACGAAGACGGATCGACCCCCGAGATCGAGGACGTCATGAACCTGTCGACGTTCCTGTTCGCGGCGGGAACGGAGACCACGACCAAGTTGGTCAGCTCGGCGGTCCGATTCATCGGAGACAACCCGGGATTCGAGACGATGCTGCGCGACGACCGGAGCAGGATTCCGTCCTTCCTGGAGGAGACGTTGCGGTTGGAGAGCCCGGTCAAATCACACTTCAGGATGGCCAGCCGGACCACGAGCATCGGTGACACCGAGGTGCCTGCCGGGACCACCGTGATGGTGCTGCCTGGGGCATGCAACCGTGACGAACGTAAGTTCCCCGACCCCAATGTGTTCCACCCCGACCGGACGAATGTGCGCGAACAGATCGCATTCATCCGGGGTGTGCATTCGTGCCCGGGCGCACCACTGGCCCGCGCGGAAGGCCGGATCTCGTTGAACCGCATCTTGGACCGGATGTCCGACATCACGATCTCCACCGAGCATCACGGCCCCGCCGAGGACCGTCGGTACACCTATGAGCCGACGTTCATCATGCGCGGGCTCAGCGAACTGCACATCGAATTCAAACCGGCCGCCTGA
- a CDS encoding mycofactocin-coupled SDR family oxidoreductase has translation MTGKLDGKVAFITGAARGQGRAHAIAMAREGADIIAVDICRDIPSNPYPLATPDDLTETERAIKELGRRVVARVADVRERHELRDAVEAGIADLGKIDIVVANAGILPMAMGRPDPMQFVDASDVDLVGVMNTVAVTVPHLPDGSSIIVTGSTAGMIRGTTDNPNMGPGGAGYGWSKRVVIEYVEEMSLHLAPKMIRVNAIHPTNCNTHLLQNDGMYSMFRPDLTEQGKKATREDAEPLFTIFQAMPIPYIEPEDMANLGVFLASDDSRYITGQQIRVDAGSLLKWPNGPGR, from the coding sequence ATGACCGGAAAGCTCGACGGCAAGGTCGCTTTCATCACCGGAGCCGCCCGCGGGCAAGGTCGGGCACATGCGATCGCGATGGCCCGGGAAGGCGCCGACATCATCGCGGTCGACATCTGCCGTGACATCCCGTCCAACCCTTATCCGTTGGCCACTCCCGACGACCTCACCGAAACCGAAAGGGCGATCAAAGAACTCGGCCGACGCGTCGTCGCTCGCGTGGCCGACGTCCGCGAGCGCCACGAACTGCGCGACGCGGTCGAGGCCGGAATCGCCGACCTCGGCAAGATCGACATCGTGGTCGCCAACGCCGGCATCCTGCCGATGGCGATGGGCCGACCGGACCCGATGCAGTTCGTCGACGCCTCCGACGTCGACCTCGTCGGCGTGATGAACACCGTCGCGGTCACGGTCCCGCACCTTCCCGACGGATCGTCGATCATCGTCACCGGCTCGACCGCCGGCATGATCCGGGGTACCACCGACAACCCCAACATGGGTCCGGGCGGGGCGGGCTACGGGTGGAGCAAGCGCGTCGTCATCGAGTACGTCGAGGAGATGAGCCTGCATCTGGCCCCGAAAATGATCAGGGTCAACGCGATTCACCCGACCAACTGCAACACGCACCTGTTGCAGAACGACGGCATGTATTCCATGTTCCGGCCCGATCTCACCGAGCAGGGCAAGAAAGCCACCCGCGAGGATGCCGAGCCACTGTTCACCATCTTCCAAGCGATGCCGATTCCGTACATCGAACCCGAGGACATGGCCAACCTCGGCGTGTTCCTCGCCAGCGACGACAGCCGCTACATCACCGGACAACAAATCCGCGTGGATGCGGGCTCACTGCTCAAGTGGCCCAACGGACCTGGGCGGTAA
- a CDS encoding spirocyclase AveC family protein yields the protein MSVDLLIKAGVTFAYLTGLGFLAIGIYLSYRRGRLHPLLLLCISALSFSWIEAPYDWAMYAQFPPALPRMPAWWPLDMTWGGLPSAVPVGYMGYFVLPAIIGAALGRRASGKWNWRRPQTLLLVGFAVGFCWALFFNAIIGARLGLFYYGYVIEGLGLWEGTKHQYPIYDAIAMGIQMMVFTYLLGRTDSAGRNVIEMWADKISKTRLQSAVLSVIAVVVVGHAVYGAVFAPHLVTKLGGWVTVGTTEQLFPGVPNQPR from the coding sequence GTGAGTGTCGACCTTCTGATCAAGGCCGGTGTCACGTTCGCTTATCTCACGGGCCTTGGCTTCCTGGCGATCGGCATCTACCTGAGCTACCGGCGCGGGCGCCTGCATCCGTTGCTGCTGCTCTGTATCTCGGCGCTCTCGTTCTCCTGGATCGAGGCGCCGTACGACTGGGCGATGTATGCGCAGTTTCCGCCCGCGCTGCCGCGGATGCCTGCGTGGTGGCCGCTCGACATGACCTGGGGCGGGCTGCCGTCGGCCGTCCCCGTCGGCTACATGGGGTACTTCGTGCTGCCGGCCATCATCGGCGCAGCACTCGGGCGTCGGGCGAGCGGAAAGTGGAATTGGCGCCGGCCGCAGACGTTGTTGCTGGTCGGGTTCGCCGTCGGGTTCTGCTGGGCCCTGTTCTTCAACGCGATCATCGGCGCGCGGCTCGGCCTGTTCTACTACGGCTACGTGATCGAGGGGCTCGGCCTGTGGGAGGGGACCAAACACCAGTACCCGATCTACGACGCCATCGCGATGGGCATCCAGATGATGGTGTTCACCTACCTGCTGGGTCGCACCGATTCCGCGGGCCGCAACGTCATCGAGATGTGGGCCGACAAGATCTCCAAGACCCGGCTGCAGTCAGCGGTGCTGTCGGTGATCGCCGTCGTCGTGGTCGGGCACGCGGTCTACGGTGCGGTCTTCGCGCCGCACCTGGTCACCAAACTGGGCGGCTGGGTGACCGTCGGAACGACCGAGCAGCTGTTCCCCGGGGTCCCGAACCAGCCGAGATAG
- a CDS encoding hemophore-related protein encodes MIKSSLKYVAAAIGGLALSVPLVTGVASAQPDFSGVVNTTCSYEQVMAALNAQRPDLAQQFNASPFAQGALRNFLASGPAERQQTVAQLQASPAAQEYFGPINSIAGSCNRY; translated from the coding sequence GTGATCAAGTCTTCTCTCAAATACGTCGCCGCCGCTATCGGCGGGCTGGCGCTGTCCGTTCCGCTGGTCACGGGGGTGGCGTCCGCCCAACCCGATTTCAGCGGCGTGGTCAACACGACATGTAGCTACGAGCAGGTGATGGCGGCGCTGAACGCACAGCGTCCCGACCTGGCTCAGCAGTTCAACGCTTCCCCGTTCGCCCAGGGCGCGTTGCGCAACTTCCTGGCCTCCGGGCCTGCCGAGCGTCAGCAGACGGTGGCCCAGCTGCAGGCCAGCCCGGCCGCTCAGGAGTACTTCGGGCCGATCAACTCGATCGCGGGCAGCTGCAACAGGTACTGA
- a CDS encoding cytochrome P450 — MSTVDVTTDDDRKKNKYHFDRHTPEYRLQFEKITEEMQSRCPMAWTDVYNGHWVAADSKHVFELARCPVVSNHHDISGETPYQGITIPKASRATVVRGGILEMDEPEHSAYRGALNPYLSPAAIKRWVPFVDEITRAALDEHIESGEIDFVEHLANVVPAVFTLAMMGIELKKWNVYSEPTHASVYTPEHSPDREKINEQHREMGIDIINNMMEIRETPRPGLVNAMLQLRIDGEPAPDMEILGNLGLVIGGGFDTTTALTAHALEWLGEHPDERTRLSNERATLLDPATEEFLRFFTPAPGDGRTFSEDVEVEGQQFKQYERLWLSWAMANRDPSVFEKPNEIVLDRKGNRHFSFGIGVHRCVGSNVARTVFKSMLTAVLDRMPDYVCDPEGTVHYDTIGVIQGMRNLPARFTPGKKQGPGLDETLEKLQRICNEQELARPITERKEAAVID; from the coding sequence TTGAGCACAGTGGATGTCACGACCGACGACGACCGTAAGAAGAACAAGTACCACTTCGACCGGCATACGCCGGAATACCGGTTGCAGTTCGAGAAGATCACCGAGGAGATGCAGTCCCGCTGCCCGATGGCCTGGACCGACGTCTACAACGGTCACTGGGTGGCGGCCGACAGCAAGCACGTGTTCGAGCTGGCCCGCTGCCCCGTCGTCTCGAACCATCACGACATCAGCGGGGAGACGCCTTACCAGGGCATCACCATCCCCAAGGCCAGCCGCGCCACCGTCGTCCGCGGCGGCATCCTGGAGATGGACGAACCCGAGCACAGCGCCTACCGCGGTGCACTGAACCCGTATCTGTCGCCGGCCGCGATCAAGCGGTGGGTGCCGTTCGTCGACGAGATCACCCGGGCTGCCCTCGATGAGCACATCGAATCCGGCGAGATCGACTTCGTCGAACATCTGGCCAACGTGGTACCCGCGGTGTTCACCCTGGCCATGATGGGCATCGAGCTCAAGAAGTGGAACGTCTACAGCGAGCCCACCCACGCCTCGGTGTACACGCCCGAGCACTCGCCCGATCGCGAGAAGATCAACGAGCAGCATCGCGAGATGGGCATCGACATCATCAACAACATGATGGAGATCCGGGAGACTCCGCGGCCCGGGCTGGTCAACGCGATGCTGCAGTTGCGCATCGACGGTGAACCGGCACCGGACATGGAGATCCTCGGGAACCTGGGTCTGGTGATCGGCGGCGGGTTCGACACCACGACCGCGCTCACCGCCCATGCCCTGGAATGGCTGGGCGAGCATCCCGATGAACGCACCCGGCTGAGCAATGAGCGCGCCACCCTGCTCGACCCGGCCACCGAGGAGTTCCTGCGCTTCTTCACCCCCGCACCCGGGGACGGACGCACGTTCTCCGAGGACGTCGAGGTCGAGGGGCAGCAGTTCAAGCAGTACGAGCGGCTGTGGCTGTCCTGGGCGATGGCCAACCGCGACCCGTCGGTGTTCGAGAAACCCAACGAGATCGTCCTGGACCGGAAGGGCAACCGGCACTTCAGCTTCGGGATCGGCGTGCACCGGTGCGTGGGGTCGAACGTGGCACGCACGGTGTTCAAGTCGATGCTCACCGCGGTGCTCGACCGGATGCCGGACTATGTGTGCGATCCCGAGGGCACCGTGCACTACGACACAATCGGCGTCATCCAGGGCATGCGGAACCTCCCGGCCCGGTTCACCCCGGGCAAGAAACAGGGCCCCGGGCTGGACGAGACCCTGGAGAAGCTGCAGCGCATCTGCAATGAGCAGGAGCTGGCTCGGCCGATCACGGAGCGTAAGGAAGCCGCCGTCATCGACTGA
- a CDS encoding ferredoxin produces MKVSVDASRCQGHTLCSMIAPDSFVLDDVDGHASPVSDLVPADQEDAVREAAHSCPEQAIVIED; encoded by the coding sequence GTGAAGGTTTCGGTCGATGCCAGCCGTTGCCAGGGCCATACCCTGTGCTCGATGATCGCGCCCGACTCGTTCGTTCTCGACGACGTCGATGGTCACGCGTCACCCGTTTCGGACCTGGTACCCGCGGATCAGGAGGACGCGGTCCGCGAGGCCGCGCACTCCTGCCCCGAGCAAGCCATCGTCATCGAAGATTGA